The Alkalihalobacillus sp. LMS6 genomic interval CTGATCATAGCTTGTTTTATAGGTTATGTTCGTATTTTATCGTTTGCTTTCACTTTCGTCAATAACAGCTTTGACTTATTTTCTATAGTCTATACATCTTCAACTGTTTTTGCAACAGTTTTAGGCGCTGTGCATACACTACAGAAACAATACGATTAAGGAGGAACTGACACGATGGCGAAACGATTTCAAGGGTTTCCACCCCCATGTCCCCCACCTGGTCCGCCTAAAAAATTTGGTCGCTTTAAGTTCATTTGTTTGCAATGTTTACCGCCGATTTTAGTGTTTCAGCTCATTCGCACGTTGCTTTTACCAACAGCGGTTGATTTATTCCTTTTAACCCTTATGATCGTCTTTTTTATCTGCTTGTTCTTTGGGATCGTCTAAGACTCATCTTAGGAAAATAAGATGACATCATTTTGATCCCTTTCCGTTTCTTTTTCTTCAAGTTGTTGCTTCCATTTTCCAACTAGAAAAAACGTAACAGTAAAAAAGAGTGCGAGAATAAATGAATTCAACAAGTTTAATTGGATCGTTAGCACACCATCCCACAATCGCATACTTGCAAAAAAGAGTAGAAAAGCAGCAGCTTGTAGAAGAATACCTGACATCTTCCACATAAAGGTCTTTTCTTTTTGACTACTTTTGTCAAATACATAGACACCTAATAAACCAAATCCTGCTAGCAATAAGATTGGCAGAAATGAAAAGGACGCTGCTTGGATATTCGGCTCAAATAATCCTACTGTTTGAATAATAAGCTGTAAGACAAAATAGATAACGAAAAGAAAAACTCCGCCTCTCAGCAATAATGCTGTTTTTAACGCTGTTGACATTTGAGGAAGTCCCTTTGTTCGCTTCTCACAATACGTATAAATATTTTTTTGATTAAGAGCTAATTCAAGATTATGTTTTTCAGCATAGATCCATTCATCTAACACTTGATGTAGCAGTTGGTATCGCTTCCGTTTCGAAAAGCTTGCGGCTTCCATATAGTGGACGACCTCTTCAAAAAGCACTTTTTTTTCAGCGCTAAGCTTACTCTTTTTTTCTTCAAGCTTTTCATAAGGTATTCCTTGTTTCATCCCTTACACCTACTCCCTCACGTCTGCTGTTACTTTAAGCATACCCGCATCGTCCTAAACTACGCATTCTTCTATCTATTTAATGCCATTTTTTTCTTTTTTTCAAGTGTAAAATCATAAAAAAGCAAGCATCAGCTTAGGACTGATTACTTGCCTGTTCTTCATCTTGCGGCACAATTTTCGGAACAAAACGCTGAACTTTACGTAGCGCATAAATGCGCTTCTCAAGTTTTTGCGTTAATTCAAGCTCGTTCCCACCTTGACGATAATTCATCATCGTATAGTAAATCGGTTCAGGAAACAAAAGATAAGCACTCACTAGATACTTTTCTGCGTTAATTAATGGTAAGTGTTGTTCATACCGTGCAAACCAGCGCAGCACTTCATCTTCATCCCATAGGGAATGCGGAAAGCCGTGACGACACAATGTCGCTAAATCTCTTGCAGGCGTATCCAAACTTGCCCGTTCAAAGTTTATAAATAAATGTTGTCCATTCGTCGCATGCAAAAAGTGGCTCCTCGATAAGCGACCATGGGTTAAGACACTGCGATAAGATCCTTTGTCAACAGTAGTCTTGTACCACTTCTCCAAGTGAGTCGTTGCTTCATCAGCTAACTGTTCAAACATTTTAAAATGAGTCAGAAACGACAGTTCAAATGGAGATAAATAAGGTTTCATTTCAGCTTCATCTGCAAATCGAGCTAATTCAAGAGAATGCATCTCCCACCTTGATAGTAATCGTTCACAAGATTGATCAATGACTTCTTTCGTTGCGGTTTGAGATTTTACCGTCATTCGATGAATCGTCCCAATTGAATCTGCCATCACTTCTTCAACAGACTGTCTTCCTTGATAATCTTGCGTTTCAATCCACGGCATTAAATAATAGGATTTCCCAGAAATAAATAAGGAATGTTCCCCAAATTTTGTTGGCACGATGGGAACAAATGACTGATATTTAAGTCGCGCCAGTTTTCTAACAGCATGAATACACTCTTCTGCCTGTACAGGATCCATACTCGACTCTTTTAAAGCAAAGACCCCTTGCTCCGTCTCCACTCGATAAATCTTGCCTTTTTGTTCAATGGCAGTTGGCATTAAATCATAATAATAGAGTAATGCTTCTATAAACGCATTCATTTCTTCACCTTCTTTGAATCAAGCCATTTTGCTAGTGTTGAAGCAAAAGACTGAGTCCGATCCCACTCTTCTTTCAAATGAGCAATGACCTCGCTTACTTCTGCTTCATTCATCGTCTCCGATACCTGGTTTAGTCTCTTTAACTCATCTGGAAGTAATACCGTCGCCATAATGGCTTTTCGTTCGTAAGCAGTAAGTTGTGCTTTTTGGTCAACTGCGTCTAATAG includes:
- the ysxE gene encoding spore coat protein YsxE gives rise to the protein MNAFIEALLYYYDLMPTAIEQKGKIYRVETEQGVFALKESSMDPVQAEECIHAVRKLARLKYQSFVPIVPTKFGEHSLFISGKSYYLMPWIETQDYQGRQSVEEVMADSIGTIHRMTVKSQTATKEVIDQSCERLLSRWEMHSLELARFADEAEMKPYLSPFELSFLTHFKMFEQLADEATTHLEKWYKTTVDKGSYRSVLTHGRLSRSHFLHATNGQHLFINFERASLDTPARDLATLCRHGFPHSLWDEDEVLRWFARYEQHLPLINAEKYLVSAYLLFPEPIYYTMMNYRQGGNELELTQKLEKRIYALRKVQRFVPKIVPQDEEQASNQS